A genome region from Syntrophomonadaceae bacterium includes the following:
- a CDS encoding (Fe-S)-binding protein — protein sequence MGNQPANAIIKQEVMRCNRCGLCQDACPTYRATGEEMAVARGRNRMLRMAVDGQIEFEKEPAVFTMIDACLLCKACVVNCPSSVATDKIILAARAAWRQIHGLSWLQRTLYRGVFSHSNRARFLNKLARFYQKSGARWLVRKSGLAGASPGLRAAEALLPAEANPNVRQNILERPLAKGMGPQVTYFLGCAVENLVGNIGLATLDLLEALQCRITIPDTNCCGAPHYNSGDQTEAVRLAKKNVSLLEHTSGPIICDCASCGDSLKEYPEWLPAPGGSPAQGMAMRITDVTAWLTEYGLPTEKMAPLPIAVTYHDPCHLARGLKVKEAPRRVLAAIPGLRLLEMKESDMCCGGAGSFGITHPELSLLVLKRKINNIIATGAQAVVTSCPSCTMQLAYGLKHFNLPIPVLHPVQLAVFSLFLSGSLIKPRTDLGLLTRLMATVAADS from the coding sequence TTGGGCAACCAGCCGGCAAACGCAATTATCAAGCAAGAAGTTATGCGCTGCAACCGCTGCGGCCTCTGCCAGGACGCCTGCCCCACCTACAGGGCTACAGGGGAAGAAATGGCTGTTGCCAGGGGACGAAACCGGATGCTCAGGATGGCTGTTGACGGCCAGATCGAATTTGAAAAAGAGCCCGCTGTTTTTACGATGATTGATGCCTGCCTCTTATGCAAAGCCTGTGTGGTTAATTGCCCTTCCTCTGTAGCCACCGATAAGATCATACTGGCCGCCAGAGCCGCCTGGCGCCAGATCCACGGGCTATCCTGGCTGCAACGGACACTGTACCGGGGCGTATTTTCCCACAGCAACCGGGCCAGGTTTTTAAATAAGCTGGCCCGCTTCTATCAAAAATCCGGCGCCCGGTGGCTGGTGAGAAAGTCCGGACTGGCCGGGGCGAGCCCGGGCCTAAGAGCAGCAGAAGCCCTGCTGCCGGCGGAAGCAAACCCAAATGTTCGCCAAAACATCCTGGAAAGGCCCCTGGCCAAAGGCATGGGTCCCCAGGTGACCTATTTCCTCGGCTGCGCTGTGGAAAACCTGGTTGGAAATATTGGCCTGGCCACCCTGGACCTCCTGGAAGCCCTGCAATGCCGGATAACGATTCCGGACACCAATTGCTGCGGGGCCCCTCACTACAACAGCGGCGACCAGACTGAGGCTGTCCGTTTGGCCAAGAAAAATGTATCTCTCCTGGAGCATACTTCCGGGCCCATCATCTGCGACTGTGCATCCTGCGGCGATTCTCTGAAAGAATACCCCGAATGGCTGCCTGCTCCCGGCGGATCCCCGGCCCAAGGGATGGCCATGCGGATTACGGACGTAACCGCCTGGCTGACTGAATACGGGCTACCTACCGAGAAAATGGCGCCCCTGCCAATTGCTGTTACCTACCATGATCCGTGTCATTTGGCCCGGGGACTTAAGGTCAAAGAGGCTCCCCGGAGAGTGCTGGCGGCTATTCCCGGCCTCCGGCTGCTGGAGATGAAAGAATCTGACATGTGTTGCGGCGGAGCAGGCTCCTTCGGCATCACCCACCCGGAATTATCCCTGCTGGTGTTAAAGCGGAAAATCAATAACATTATAGCTACAGGGGCGCAAGCAGTGGTTACTTCCTGCCCCTCCTGCACCATGCAGCTGGCTTACGGACTTAAACACTTTAATCTGCCCATACCAGTTCTTCATCCTGTCCAGCTGGCGGTTTTTAGCCTCTTTTTAAGCGGCAGCCTGATTAAGCCCCGGACTGACTTAGGCCTATTGACAAGACTGATGGCAACCGTAGCGGCTGATAGCTAA
- a CDS encoding transcription repressor NadR has product MDAKERRRLILHMLQNGHEPVTGTELARRMGVSRQVIVQDMAVLRASGEQIWATPQGYLTVPSALPKGKTRTFAVCHDRRRLEEELLIIIDQGGQVLDVAVEHPVYGELKGLLLLSSRQDVADFLVRLDQTGAEPLLALTGGTHIHTVQARSEQILDGIQAALRRAGLLLEDN; this is encoded by the coding sequence ATGGATGCAAAAGAGCGGCGCAGACTAATCCTGCACATGCTGCAAAATGGGCATGAGCCGGTGACAGGAACAGAACTTGCCAGGAGAATGGGGGTCAGCCGGCAGGTAATTGTGCAGGATATGGCCGTACTGCGAGCCTCGGGCGAACAAATATGGGCCACCCCCCAGGGATATCTGACGGTTCCTTCCGCTCTTCCAAAGGGTAAAACCCGGACCTTTGCCGTCTGCCATGACCGCCGGAGGCTGGAAGAGGAACTCCTGATCATTATTGATCAGGGCGGTCAGGTCTTGGATGTGGCAGTGGAGCATCCGGTTTACGGGGAACTTAAAGGATTGTTGCTGCTTTCCTCACGGCAGGATGTCGCAGATTTTCTTGTGCGGTTGGACCAAACCGGGGCAGAGCCCCTGTTGGCCCTTACTGGAGGTACCCATATTCACACCGTCCAGGCCAGGTCCGAACAAATCCTGGACGGAATTCAGGCTGCCCTGAGGAGGGCCGGCCTCCTGCTGGAGGACAATTAA
- a CDS encoding thioesterase family protein, with amino-acid sequence MELHVGLRGEARVKVDESNTAVRFGSGSVLVFATPAMIGLMEKAALTSVDPLLGEGMATVGVELNIKHLAATPMGMDVAAVSELIEIDGKRLVFRVEAFDAREKIGEGVHHRYIISLAKFMDRVQAKSCF; translated from the coding sequence TTGGAATTGCATGTTGGTTTGCGGGGAGAAGCCAGGGTTAAGGTGGACGAAAGCAATACCGCGGTCAGATTTGGCAGTGGGAGCGTTTTGGTCTTTGCAACTCCTGCCATGATCGGTCTGATGGAAAAGGCGGCTCTGACCAGTGTCGATCCCCTCCTGGGTGAAGGTATGGCAACGGTGGGTGTTGAATTGAATATTAAACACCTGGCGGCTACCCCGATGGGGATGGATGTGGCAGCAGTATCCGAACTGATCGAAATTGACGGCAAGCGGCTCGTTTTCAGGGTAGAGGCTTTTGACGCCAGGGAAAAAATTGGGGAGGGCGTCCACCACCGCTATATTATTTCCTTAGCCAAATTTATGGATCGGGTTCAGGCTAAATCCTGTTTTTAA
- the ndk gene encoding nucleoside-diphosphate kinase, translating into MERTFVMVKPDGVQRNLVGEVVRRFEGKGWRLVALRMLRVARVMAESHYQEHLGKPFYPGLVDYITSGPVVAMVWEGKGVVAGARKLIGATNPAEAAPGTIRGDYGVEVGRNVIHGADSAESAAREIGIYFQETDIHAYQKDLERWVYE; encoded by the coding sequence TTGGAAAGAACCTTCGTGATGGTTAAACCCGATGGGGTGCAGCGGAATTTGGTCGGTGAAGTTGTCCGCCGGTTTGAAGGCAAAGGCTGGCGTCTTGTTGCCCTGCGGATGCTGCGGGTAGCCAGAGTAATGGCGGAGAGCCACTATCAAGAACACCTTGGGAAACCCTTTTATCCTGGTTTGGTGGATTATATTACCAGCGGACCGGTGGTGGCTATGGTGTGGGAAGGTAAGGGGGTAGTTGCCGGTGCCAGGAAGCTGATCGGCGCCACCAATCCGGCAGAGGCGGCCCCGGGTACTATTCGGGGGGACTATGGTGTTGAGGTAGGCCGAAATGTAATTCATGGAGCCGACTCTGCAGAAAGTGCAGCCAGGGAGATCGGCATCTATTTTCAGGAAACAGATATCCATGCTTACCAGAAAGATCTGGAAAGATGGGTCTATGAATAG